In Lolium perenne isolate Kyuss_39 chromosome 5, Kyuss_2.0, whole genome shotgun sequence, the sequence tcatgcatcaaaactagtttctacaacttagaacaagcatgcaagctcactaaacatgttacctgcagcagcaaaatattcaagatatacttaaccaaacaaaattctacttggataatcggaggagtcacataccggagagcaaatgtgccaaatttcaggcagaaatctgggctgagcaaagagatcaagaaatcttgagctcttgagcagaaacgcgagtgagagaaatctagtgcgagttttttcgggagagagaagagagtgggaggaagagatagagtagtggggcaaggaggggcccacacgccagggtggcgcgccccccttccaggccgcgccggcctgtggggtgccaccctggggtgccccactggtcatccccaggtgctcacaGGTGCgttttcgaaaaataagaccaacagtataatttttgtgaatttttgaaaactttgaaaaatgcacatttctgggtattaagtttattgttactgggcagaaaaagattttgaaatctctaattgactaaagaactttgcaaaacaaaagtgctatagcaagtagaacaagtggaggaagaaagagatgttgtttacctcctctatgcatataaaaaagtatttgttaacaaggttgatcaagtcttgccaccaaataaattttacatagcataagaggaaataaacctcaaatcaatcatgttaccttgaattgtattgatatggatccagtcataagattttgatatccttctttaggctcatatataggacaatcaatagttccaactttgatagttctcaaattagaaatagtattaactccacatactttatcaatcctcttggggaaatagatggtatgctccttgtcatcaacattgaaagtaacttttcctttattgcaatcaataacagcccctgcggtgttaagaaaaggtctcccaagaatgatagacatattatcatcttcaggcatttccaacacaacaaaatgagttaatatcaagcagttattagtaacttgaacaggaacatcctcacatataccaacaggaatagcagtagatttatcagccatttgcaaagatatatcagtaagtatcaacttatctaaatagagtctcttataaagagaaaaaggcataacactaacaccggctcccaaatcacatagagcagttctaacataattattcttaatagaacaaggaatagtaggtatacctgggtcgcccaacttctttggaaccttgccattgaaagagtaattagcaagcatagtggaaatctcctcattagggattttccttttgttagtgacaatatctttcatatactttgaataaggaggcaatttaatagcatcagtcaaagggatttgcaagaataaaggtttcatccaatcacaaaatttattatagtgttcttcttcctttgattttagtttcttagcaggaaaaggcatttgcttttgcacccaaggttccctttcattaccatgtttcttagcaataaaatcttctttagtatactttttatttttagcatgcttttcaggttcatcttcaacttcttctttatcataagcatcattcttatcattatcattttcatgttcattaccactttcagtttcagcatcggaaatagaaatactattaggatcattaacaggttcagaggattctacaacatttttatgtttcttcttctttttcttagaaggggcactagtttcaattcgttgagaatcttgttcaactcttttggggtgcccttcaggatatagaggatcctgggtagagacaccgcctctagttgttacttcataagcatgtttctctttagaattattttttagcaagtcattttgcactttagtgagttgatcaatttgagttcgaaccatttggaaatgtttaacaagcatcttaacatcattggaggttctctccacaatatcatgcaaattgctaatagcttgagaattttcaattagatgattctctactctcatattaaaattttcttgcttaacaatataattatcaaactcatctaagcattgagcaggaggttttgaatacggaatatcttccctagtaaagcgttgaagggagtttacctcaatcatggatgaagggggaactatctcgcataaatcttctatgggaggtaagttcttcacatcttcggatttaatacctttctccttaagagacttcttggcttccctcatatcttcatcattcaatttaaccaaacccctcttcttcaatattggcgtcggagttggttcaggtgtattccaatcatcatgattccggcctattttagccaataattcttcagcttcatctggagttcttttcctgaaaacacaaccagcacaactatccaaatatgctctagactcaacggttagtccactatagaatatatcaagtagatcatgcttttccaaatcatgtccaggtcgggctctgataagagagcaaaatcttgcccaagcttccggcaatttctctccatcttcctggtcaaagctataaattttctgtaaagcagcatgttgagcactagcaggaaagtatttccgaaagaaaacatcaagcaaatcacctggacttttaatagaaccaggaggcaaattattataccaagttttagcatcatcctttaatgagaaaggaaaaaatttagcaacgaaataagtacgcatcttgacatcatcagaaaacaagctactcatagaagaaagttcattcatgtgttctacagcactttccttttcagtaccacaaaagggtgttttctcaacaatagctatatgagatagatcaagagaaaaatcataatctttatccttaatgcatataggagatgtggcaaatttaggataaggagatagcttatatctaacagtatattgtgcgagaaacttcttaatttttcttgcatcagcagtagcattgcatctattcataaaatcatcattaagctccacataatcctcatcaggatcatcactagaataatcaagttcaggtgaattaacaggtgtagcagcattttcattaggagtttcagcattttcaatttgtctagacctagcaattgtagcatatagaaaggatcccaatgaaccactatcatcaagcacatcagaaacattatcaatattatgagagttttcagattcagcagaagtaccagcaagtgaagcttgtggtggtgaaacaagttgactcatcacagatggtgaatcaagagtagcagaggtactcagagttgtaccttttcttgtagtggatggtaatatagcgactttaggatcgcgagatttacccatgatggagaatttgcagcgaacaatatcaatccaagtgaacctccaaataaagctatgctccccggcaacggcgccagaaaatagtcttgataacccacaagtataggggatcgcaacagtcttcgcgggaagtaaaacccagtttattgattcgacacaaggggagacaaagaatacttgaaagccttaacagcggagttgtcaattcagctgcacctggaaacagacttgctcgcaagagtttatcagtagtaacagttttatagcagtagcagtagtgaaataacagcagcagagtaacaaagacagcagtagtgattttagtaaacagcaggattaaaatactgtaggcacagggatgaatgacgggcgttgcatgtatgagagaaactcatgtaacaatcaaagcagggcatttgcagataataataaagcggtgtccaagtacaaagcaatccataggcatgtgttccgtatatagtcgtacgtgctcgcaatgagaaacttgcacaacatcttttgtcctaccagccggtggcagccgggcctctagggaatctactggatattaaggtactccttttaatagagtaccggagcaaagcattaacactccgtgaacactgtgatcctcacatcaccgccttcccctccggttgtcccgatttctgtcacttcggggcctcgggttccggacaacgacatgtgtatagaacttgcaggtaagatcataaaacaatgcatatcatgatgaaataataacatgttcagatctgagatcatggcactcgggccctagtgacaagcattaagcataacaagttgcaacaatatcatcaaagtaccaattacggacactaggcactatgccctaacaatcttatgctattacatgaccaatctcatccaatccctaccatccccttcagcctacagcgggggaattactcacgcatggatgggggaaacattgctggtcgatggagaggcggcggtggtgatgatggcgatgatctcctccaattccccgtccaggcggagtgccagaacggagtttctggtccccgagacggagtttcgtgatgtggcggcgttctggagggtttctggcgacttcgacttcgtcctcgcgttttttagatcgaaccctttaagtagtccagaggagggcgtcggaggccagccgagggggccacacactagggtggcacgcccccctcctaggccgcgccggcctagtgtgtggggccctcgggcctccacctggcttgcccttctggctccctgagtcttctggtaaaataggccctttggtataaattccgaggattttcccgaaagttgaatttttgcacaaaaacaagacaccagagcaattctgctgaaaacagcgttagtccgtgttagttgtatccaaaatacacaaattagaggcaaaacaatagcaaaaatgttcggggaagtagatacgttttggacgtatcaggccgctagccaaagccatgtatcatggtggaagtttcagtttggacattaatcctcaatctcttatgagtgtattatctgttgttgaatgcttatgcattaaagaggagtccattatttgttttctatgttgtcccggtatggatgtccttagttgagatctatcaaaaacgagaaatcaaatgcgatctatctccttggacctttgtacaggcggcatagaggtacccctttgtgacacttggttgaaacatatgttatgcaatgataatccatgtaaatccaagctaattaggacaaggtgcgagcactattggtattcgatgcatgaggtttgcaacttataggatgtcttatgcataacacatatgaattatcactaccgttgacaaaattgtttctatgatttcaaaataaaagctctagcacaaaaatagtaatccctgcttccctctgcgaagggcctttcttttactttatgttgaatcagtttacctacttctttctatcttagaagcaaacacttgtgtcagctgtgtgcattgattcctacatacttgcttatttgcattcatcatattactttgtgttgacaattatccatgagatatacatgttgaagttgaaagcaactgctgaaacttatatcttcctttgtattgcttcaaatccttgtactaagaatttattgctttatgagttaactcctatgcaagtcttattgatgcttgtcttgaaagtactattcatgaaaagtctttgctatatgattcagttttttagttattgtctttaccattgctttgaatcacttcattcatctcatatgctttacagtagtattgatcaagattatgatagtagcatgtcacttcaaaaattatcattgttatcgtttacctactcgagggtgagtaggaactaagcttgaggatgcttgatacgtctccaacgtatctataagcggaagcggtggtggtggtgggaggcggaagcggctagggctagggtttgggtGGAGGCCGGCGGCGCCCGGGGTGgggaggggcggcggctagggctagagaggggagggggccggcggcgccctaggggaagggggcggcggctaggtcaggGCCGGAGggcctctgataccatgtagaaaggtATTGGAGATTGCATAGCACCAATAGGACCGGCTGCTCATGTATATATAAGaggacacatgtacaattacagaTACAACTCTGACAAAACACGGGGACCTATACCTATTACAACATGTTACTCAACAAGAAGATGCGGGATCGATTGATTTGCCAGCCAGGGACGGAGGAGCAGTGGCAGGGAACCCTAGATAGCAGGAACGTTTTCTCAAGTAAGTAGTTCCAATTTTTTGAACATATAAGCACAAGTAGTCTCGAAACAGATATGTTACACGACCAACATAAAAGCAGAGTACATGGAGCTATATATAGAAATGTTTTTGTAACAATGACTTATGTCTTACAAACTCAACAAGTCTTACAGAAATAAAGTTGCAAGCCAGCAGAACACACATGAAATACTTCCAATACATTGGATCACCCTCAAAACAAGTAACACAATTATATCCTTGCAAACGCGGCCCAGCAAAAGGTAACTGCGAAGGGCCAAAGTGCAGTGACCATGGTTTTCACGCTCATACGTAGTAACTGCACCATTCCAAAGAATATCCCCTTCCGAGTCAATAAGGGTCTTGCAAGAATTAAAACTTGTATAAGAAACCCCATATCTCTACATACCAATATGGCAGGAGTAATAACAGAAATAGCAACGGCTGTGTTACGAGCAACCGGAGCTAAAACCATGTACACGCCCAGTGCAAAAGCAATAGACAAGCATGTGACTGAACTGGACATGCAGAGCACGGCCGTTTGAAAGTAGATTTTTCGCATGCTCAAGTTTACCATGGGAATCCCAGAAAACATGAATCCAGCAGTAGCTAGTAAAGAGCAGATGAAAGCTAGTGCAGTGGCCAGAATGAACGCGTCAAAAATGTACCCACCAGCAAGCGTTGGCGTTCCCCCATTTGAATGATCATCAGCTCTGTAACCTCCAGGAAGGGCAAATGTTGCAGTAAATGCCATGGTTGCTATTAGGACTGAAGTAACGACAAGCATTTGCGTCGCATCTTTCAGCCTCTCTGATTCTctatcctcttcctgagggttcgGACGGCGGCTGTACCTTTCTTTGTTCTTATCCTCGCGAATGGCACCGTGGTTCGCCCTAACAGACCTCAAGGCGTGTTTTATTCTATGCTCAGAGTTCTGAAAGAGAAACGGGCAGGAATATGTGAGTATCAAGAAAGGAAATTTACAATAGAGATTTATTTTATTCAAATGGGAAAGAGAAATAGACATAGAGAGTGTCTTAATTACCCAGGTATAGCCCATTCCACGCGGAAGCTTACTTCTGGATAGATCATAGGGAGTTTCCCCTAGGTTATTTGCTAGATTCAGATTCACCTCCCGATTTCCAAATAGAGCACAGAACATCCTAAGTTTCCCACCCTGTATAGCCAAGTGCAACGCAGTGTTCCCTTCACTATCTTGCATATTCAGAATCCAAGCTAAAGATGGATTTCCACATGCATATGAGACCATGGCTAGTCTTCTTTTCTCGGTGGCGACATGAAGGAACGTCTTTCCTTTCGCGTTGCGCAATCCAGCGCTATCTGGACGCTCGTGAAGGAAAAAAATTACGGCATCTGTGGCACCTAAAGAAGCAGCCACGTGTATGGGAAAAAATCCTTTATTGTCTGCTTGATACAGTGATGCAGGGTTCGCTTTGAATACTTTTTCGAGTGTCTGTTTAGACCCCGAGGAAAATTGTACGAAGTGTAGTGGCGTACTCCCATCTTTGTCCACTTGTGCAGTAAGGCTCTTGTTCCAACCCAGTAGGATCTCTACCATCACTGTGAATAATATGTTTCTTGTGTTACGGCATGTTTGGTTCAAAGAATTTCAAAAGTTTAGGAATTTGAGAAATGTAAAAAAAGTTATATGTTGATTCCAATAATAATTAAAAAGATGTGATTTTATAATACATGCCGTTTGGTTGAGTTGCACGGAGAACACATGCTTTTTCTGAACTATTAGTCATCATAAAAACAAATAACCATAACTTTGTTTTGCATATGATTTCAATCCTAAAAACCAAGTAAGTTCTATAGGAAAAATGCCAAGTAACTGAACTATTCAAAATTTATATGCAATTTTTTTGAACAAAATAAGCCCTTATTGAAAAAACTTGCGATAAGTGTGATTAGTCATGTAGAAATTATCTTAATCTTACTAGCATAACATAGCATAACGTAGAACTGAGCGcttattaaatagcgtgcctaagATGATCCACTAACTAACAAAGAGATAAATGGGGAGTTCAATCATGGCTTCCTTTGAACAAGGGTAAATCTGCATTTAAGAAGTAGTAAGTCAATACCCTAATAAACCGGCATGGAGGGAGGAGTAACATTAGCTTTTGGGGCATATCAAATGGACGGCTTATGTTTATTTAGGAACATTTTAACGGAGCTCTGAAATTTAATGGTGCAGTACTGCAGTCCAGTAATACAAACATATAGAGTGGGTGCAAAATGATAGACATACCTGTGTCTCGGAGAAGAGCAACATGCAAGGCATTTTGTCCATCTGCTCCGGAATAGGACAGATTACCACAACTCGTATTATACAGAGTAAGTGCAATGGTACTCTTCTGCAGAAAGATAGCTAGGTACAACGGGGAAATACCGTCTTCAGGATAATTAGCCAATTCCGGATCAGCACGCATTAGCAGCTTGACTATAGTCCTTTCTTCTGTTGCGCCGTCAGCATCATCCTCGTTTTCTTCTCCGGCATCAAGCGATGCTTTTCTGTGCTTGTATTCCAAAATTCTGCCGTCTTCAGTTCGGACAGCCTCGTGGAGGGCCGTCTCGTGGCGCTTATTTTGCATTCTCAAGAGCGCGAGCTTCCCGTTGGGACCCACACCACCAGACCCAGCTAGATGAATGAGACAAGAAACCATTTTGGAGTTCCCAGCTCGAGCAGCAGAATGCAAGGGTGTGTCACCATCATGATTCTTTGCAAACAGGAGGTCCCAGTCCCTGCCGCAGATCATGCCTGCACACTTGAGGAAATCATGTCCATCGCCAGTATTGCTGGCGACCGCATGTAGCGCGGTATCCCCATCAGGTGTGACGCCCTTGAGGAGTTCTCGTCCTGGAACTGCAAGCGAACTAGGCAGGTGGTCGACGCCCTCTTCTACATCACGAGCAAATGGCGCCCCAATTGTTCTGTTGTCTCTCTCTAGAAGCCCAAGAAATTCGTCAGTAGGAATCATCATTGGTGGATTTTGTGCGTCTTCCCGACGGAAAAGGAAATCCAGCGCCTTACAGGAGCCCACGCGCGCCGATGTGAGCAGCATCGGACTAATTTTGCTAGGA encodes:
- the LOC127304201 gene encoding protein ACCELERATED CELL DEATH 6-like, producing MASIDPQLLESARVGSWEALDVLFQREDTQDPPMMIPAEEIRALLARVKGSITVPAAGDVEELLQGLTPDGDTALHVVASNGNAQDFLKYAGMICGRDRGLLFAKNHNGDTPLHCAVRAGNAEMASRLIDLGGHGAAPSKISPMLLTSARVGSCKALDFLFRREDAQNPPMMIPTDEFLGLLERDNRTIGAPFARDVEEGVDHLPSSLAVPGRELLKGVTPDGDTALHAVASNTGDGHDFLKCAGMICGRDWDLLFAKNHDGDTPLHSAARAGNSKMVSCLIHLAGSGGVGPNGKLALLRMQNKRHETALHEAVRTEDGRILEYKHRKASLDAGEENEDDADGATEERTIVKLLMRADPELANYPEDGISPLYLAIFLQKSTIALTLYNTSCGNLSYSGADGQNALHVALLRDTVMVEILLGWNKSLTAQVDKDGSTPLHFVQFSSGSKQTLEKVFKANPASLYQADNKGFFPIHVAASLGATDAVIFFLHERPDSAGLRNAKGKTFLHVATEKRRLAMVSYACGNPSLAWILNMQDSEGNTALHLAIQGGKLRMFCALFGNREVNLNLANNLGETPYDLSRSKLPRGMGYTWNSEHRIKHALRSVRANHGAIREDKNKERYSRRPNPQEEDRESERLKDATQMLVVTSVLIATMAFTATFALPGGYRADDHSNGGTPTLAGGYIFDAFILATALAFICSLLATAGFMFSGIPMVNLSMRKIYFQTAVLCMSSSVTCLSIAFALGVYMVLAPVARNTAVAISVITPAILVCRDMGFLIQVLILARPLLTRKGIFFGMVQLLRMSVKTMVTALWPFAVTFCWAAFARI